A section of the Salminus brasiliensis chromosome 10, fSalBra1.hap2, whole genome shotgun sequence genome encodes:
- the LOC140564839 gene encoding adhesion G-protein coupled receptor G2 translates to MGVKITNLTNTIDIYFRDLKIANAGSCMSLDGIGNWTTSGCNTHIINDTIKCACTHLTFFAILMSPHNQVIPQADVISLTYITSIGCGLSTFFLVVGLFIHFVMWRSKTRLGTTILMNLFVALILLNITFLSNQQITSLNNNVSCIIIAAVMHFSMLATFTWFFIQAFHFYMSLNAANIRIKNYRLLVTSVGWGLPALVVIVIGSTGNYQPITSVQMCWITNAYIHYIVNVGYYILIFIFTTIIFSVIVRKITHTRFTKHGIVRTSSKKTAVILCLFVLLGLTWGVAFFNYGAMAIPSYYIFTILNSFQGFFLFLYYYFFRNDDVDLDQSTPTPDSSTEKAADASSTTSAVEVGET, encoded by the exons ATGGGGGTTAAAATCACAAATCTCACCAACACCATCGACATTTACTTCAGGGATCTGAAAATT GCCAATGCAGGGAGTTGCATGTCTTTGGATGGTATAg GAAACTGGACCACATctggctgcaacacacacattatCAATGACACAATAAAATGTGCTTGTACTCATCTGACATTCTTTGCAATTTTGATG TCGCCGCACAACCAGGTCATCCCACAAGCAGATGTGATATCACTGACCTATATCACCTCTATTGGTTGTGGCTTGTCCACATTTTTTCTGGTTGTAGGTCTGTTCATTCACTTTGTGATGTG GCGTTCCAAAACCAGGCTGGGCACGACAATCCTAATGAATCTGTTTGTGGCTTTGATCCTCCTGAATATAACGTTCTTGTCTAATCAGCAAATAACGAGCCTGAATAACAATGTGTCCTGTATCATCATTGCAGCAGTTATGCACTTCTCCATGTTAGCCACATTCACCTGGTTTTTCATCCAGGCATTTCATTTCTACATGAGCCTCAATGCAGCCAACATAAGGATAAAAAATTACAGGCTATTAGTCACTAGCGTAGGATGGG GATTGCCAGCTTTGGTTGTAATTGTGATTGGATCTACAGGGAATTATCAACCTATAACCTCTGTTCAAAT GTGCTGGATCACAAATGCATATATTCATTATATAGTGAATGTGGGCTATTACATACTGATTTTCATCTTCACAACAATAATCTTCAGTGTGATCGTCCGGAAGATTACCCACACAAGATTTACTAAGCATGGCATTGTcagaacatcatcaaaaaaaacagcagtgattctttgtctttttgtccttTTGGGACTGACATGGGGAGTGGCCTTCTTTAACTATGGTGCTATGGCTATTCCATCTTACTACATCTTCACCATTCTTAATTCTTTCCAAG GTTTTTTCCTGTTTCTCTACTACTACTTCTTTCGAAATGATGATGTGGACCTTGATCAGTCTACACCTACCCCTGATTCGTCCACGGAAAAAGCAGCCGACGCTAGCTCCACAACGTCAGCTGTAGAAGTGGGAGAAACCTGA